From the Lactobacillus sp. PV034 genome, the window ATTCTTTTATTACCCTTAACCCTAATTGTTTCAGCTGCAATTGACATTGCATTTTCACCAATTCGTTCCAAATCAGTAGTAGCCTTTAAAATAGAAATTACATTTCTAAAATCACTTGCAACTGGTTGCTGTAAAGCAATTAACTTCAACGTTCTTTTTTCTACTTTTAAAGCATCCGCCGAAATATCTTTATCATCTTTAATTAACTTTTGCGCTGCCTTTTTATCATGGTCAATAAATGCTTGCGTAGAGCCATCAATTTCTTCACTTACATCAATTACCATGTTCATAAATCTTGTATTTAACTTCTTTAATTCATCTAAAAAAACTTCATGCATCTTTCTTACTCCTAACCAAAACGACCATTAAGGTAATCACTTGTAATTTGATTTTTGGGATTCAAGAACATCTCTTCAGTTGGACCATACTCGATAAGATCGCCATTCATTAAAAAGGCAGTCTTATCTGAAATACGACTAGCTTGTTGTAAATTATGCGTAACCATAATAAAAGTAAATTCATGCTTTAAGTTTGCTAAAGTTTCCTCAACTTCTGAACTTGAGATGGGATCCAGTGCACTTGTTGGTTCATCAAGCAATACCACCTTTGGATGAACTGCTAAAGCTCTAGCAATACAGATTCTTTGTTGTTGTCCACCAGAAAATGCTTGCGCATTTCGATTAAGATCATCTTTAACTTCATTCCAAATGGCAGCTTGTTTCAAACTTTCTTCTACTCGTTGATCAATTAAAGCTTTATCTCTAATTCCCTCAAGCCGTAAGCCATACGCAATATTTTTATAGACAGAAAATGGAAATGGTGCAGGTTGTTGAAAAACCATTCCTACTTCTTTTCTTAACCAAACCAGATCTGTTTTGGGACTATAAATATTTTTTCCTTCAAAACGAATATCACCGGTAATTTTAATATTCGGAATGTCATCATTCATACGATTCAGACAGCGTAAAAAGGTTGATTTTCCACATCCAGATGGGCCGAGCAAAGCAGTTAACTCATTTTCTTTAAAATCTAAGCTAATACCATGAAGTGCTTCATGACTACCATAGCTTAAATGGACATCTTTTGTGGTAATAATTGCACCTGCATTATCTACCATACTATTCTCCTTATCCAAAACTACCTCTAATGTAATCTTCTGTTAATTTTCCTTGTGGATTAGTAAAGATATTAGCTGTTGTATCATACTCAACTACATGTCCTAAATGGAAAAACGCAGTATAATCACTAATTCTTGAAGCCTGCTGCATATTATGTGTAACCATAATCATTGAATAATCAGATCTTAATTGCTTCAAAGTATCTTCAAGTTTTGAAGTCGAAACCGGGTCAAGTGCACTTGCGGGTTCATCAAGTAAAAGTACTTCAGGCTTTAAAGCTAAAGCTCTAGCAATACATAACCGCTGCTGCTGACCACCAGACAAAGCTAAAGCACTTTTATCTAAATTATCCTTAACTTCATCCCATAAAGCTGCTGCTCTTAAACTCTCTTCTACAATTTGATCAATTTTTTTCTTGTCTCTTTCCCCATCTGCAGTCAAAGCATAGGTAATATTCTCACGGATAGATTTTGGAAATGGATTAGGCTTTTGAAATACCATCCCAATATTTTTACGTAATTCATAAACATTAATATTAGATTTGTTAATATCTAAACCATGATAGATAATTTTTCCATCTACTCTAGCAACTTTATCATTCATCCGATTAAGACAGCGTAAAAATGTCGACTTACCAGAACCAGATCCACCAATTAAGGCAGTAATTGTTCTTTTCTTAAACTGTAAGCTTGCATCAAATAACTTTTGTGTAGTTCCACCATAAAATACACTTAAATCTTGCGCTGATAAAATACAATCTTTTTTGTCAAAATCAATAATATGTGGCTTTTCATTGGTAAAACTAGAAGTTTTATTTTCCATTAAACTACCTCTAACTCTTTGCTGCAGTCATTTTGCTATATAAATGATTGCCTAGTATGCGTGCACCCAAATTAAATAAAATTACTACAATAATCAATAAGGCACCGGTTGCTGCTGAAACCATATTGGCATCCGGGATGATTCCTTCAGTATTAACACGCCAAATATGAACAGCTAATGTTTCTGCTGGGCGCATGATATTCAAAAAACTTGTGGGACTAAATGGATTCCAATTAGTAAAGCTAATAATTGAACCACTTTGACCTGCAGTATAAATAAGAGCTGCTGCTTCCCCAAAAATACGACCAGCACTCAAAATGACACCAGTTAAAATTCCTGGAAGAGCTGCTGGCAATACGATTCCCTTGATAGTTTTCCAGTTAGATAAGCCCAAAGCAAGGCCCGCATCTCGCTGTGATTGGGGAACTCCTTCTAAAGCTTGCTGAATATTACTTGTCAAAGTTGGCAGATTAA encodes:
- the pstB gene encoding phosphate ABC transporter ATP-binding protein PstB, giving the protein MVDNAGAIITTKDVHLSYGSHEALHGISLDFKENELTALLGPSGCGKSTFLRCLNRMNDDIPNIKITGDIRFEGKNIYSPKTDLVWLRKEVGMVFQQPAPFPFSVYKNIAYGLRLEGIRDKALIDQRVEESLKQAAIWNEVKDDLNRNAQAFSGGQQQRICIARALAVHPKVVLLDEPTSALDPISSSEVEETLANLKHEFTFIMVTHNLQQASRISDKTAFLMNGDLIEYGPTEEMFLNPKNQITSDYLNGRFG
- the pstB gene encoding phosphate ABC transporter ATP-binding protein PstB → MENKTSSFTNEKPHIIDFDKKDCILSAQDLSVFYGGTTQKLFDASLQFKKRTITALIGGSGSGKSTFLRCLNRMNDKVARVDGKIIYHGLDINKSNINVYELRKNIGMVFQKPNPFPKSIRENITYALTADGERDKKKIDQIVEESLRAAALWDEVKDNLDKSALALSGGQQQRLCIARALALKPEVLLLDEPASALDPVSTSKLEDTLKQLRSDYSMIMVTHNMQQASRISDYTAFFHLGHVVEYDTTANIFTNPQGKLTEDYIRGSFG
- the pstA gene encoding phosphate ABC transporter permease PstA, producing the protein MNAKITNKIATAVIYTLVGVVVIILVGILGNILVSGVPHLSWHFLTSEASSFQAGGGVRDQLWNSLYLLILTLVISIPVAIGAAIYLSEYASDNWFTALIKTTIEILSSLPSIVVGLFGYLLFVVEFHFGFSILAGALALTFFNLPTLTSNIQQALEGVPQSQRDAGLALGLSNWKTIKGIVLPAALPGILTGVILSAGRIFGEAAALIYTAGQSGSIISFTNWNPFSPTSFLNIMRPAETLAVHIWRVNTEGIIPDANMVSAATGALLIIVVILFNLGARILGNHLYSKMTAAKS